GGACATTTCTTACTCGGAGCGATTCACAGGACAGAGAAAGATCgacgctgctgccgccgccattCAGCAGGTTCATCTCGCGTAAGCGCCTTTGGACTTCCTCCTCGATGTACGCGTTGATCCTTTAACAGACAACGACATCGAATGACTACGTCGCCCCCTTGGGGCCTCGGCGGAGACTGTCCGTCCCCGTGTCCGCGTGCGGCTCGGAATCACCTGTCGTCGGACAGCGGCAGCACGGCGCTCAGGCCGCGGCCGCCCGGGGAGCTGCTGTGAcccgtcttctcctcctcgccgccgatCCGCTGCCTCAGCTCCTGGATCTCCTGCTCGAccctgcagggagagagaaagctTCATTCCGGCGAGGGGCGACACCAGCGACGACCGGTTCTCCTCGACGCGCCggttcattcatttaaatgcacAGCGGTTCTATCGTTTGATGAGGATTGTTCTTAATTTTTAGGTGATTTAAGAGTCCTAAGTCATTATTGTACAACCAATAAACTAATTGTTAATAGCATTTATTTTATAACGCAGCTTGAATAAAGGCAATAAATTAGTTATTACAGTAATTAGTTATTACACGTTGGTTTAATTAGGTTTCAGATGTTTGACGTTTCTCGCTGACCTGTGCTGGTCCAGGTCGGCGCCCGGCCTCGCGTTCTCGGCCTGCTCCTCGCCGTCGGGCTCCAGGGAGACGCTGCGCCTCAGCGCCGAGTGCCTCCTCTCCAGCCGCGCCACCGCCTGCTCCATCGCCTcccgctgctgcttctccttcgCCTCCAggatctccttctccttccgcctcaccttctcctcctgccgCGCCACGTTGGCCGTGAACTCGTAGGtctcctggagctgctggagctgctgggcgCCGTGCCAGTGGAGGTTCAGCttctcctccctgtcctccagctccttctccacctggaaCAGCGTGTTGTCGAGGCCCGGCGGGCTGTCGCAGTTCCCgttgctgccgccgccgccgccgccgcgctccaGCGTCTCCGCCGCCCGCTGCTTCTCCTCGGCCAgcgcggggaggaggaggtcggCCACGCTGGCCAGCTGCCGCTCCTTGAACTGCAGTCGCTGCTCCGCCTGCctgaccagctgctgctgctcctcctggcaGACGCCTTCCTGCGCCTCCTTCGGCTGCTGGTGTCGCCCCCGGACGCCGTGGGTGAGGAGCAGCAGCGCGTTGCGCTCGGCGGCGACCTCTTTCTCCAGGCGCTCCCTCTGCTGCCGCAgcccctcctccagctggccCAGCTCCTTCACCTGCGCCTCCTTGAAGTCCGTGTACCGGGCCTGGGCCGCTCTggcctcctcgccgccgccgccgtcctccacatgCGGCCGCTCGGAGGTCTCTTTGGCGCGGAGGAGGGCCTCTCTGATCTCACCCAGAGCTTGACGCTCCGCCTCCAGGCGGCGGGCGTCGTCCCGGGTCAGCAGGGAGGCGGCTGCCTCGTGTTTctccctcagctgctcctccagccgcCCCACCAGGCTCAGCTGCTCgcgctcctgctcctccagccgcCGGCGCGCCGTCTCCAGACGGAGCTTCTGCTCCTCGCGCTCCCTCTTCAGTCGCTCCAGCTCGCGGTAGATCTCGGCCTGCTCGGATGCctcctgctgccgccgccgccgccgctgctcctctgcttccccctcctgcgcctcctgctgctggcgCTTCCCCTTTGAATCCTGCGCGTGGATCTCCGAGCGTCTCTCCTCCTCGAAGCGCTCCTTCTCGGCCAGGAAGTCTCGCAGGCGGCTCTCGATGTCCTGGCTGCGGCGGCGGAGgctctcctcctggtggaggatccgctgctgcacctcctccgaCTCCTTACGCTGactctccacctcctgctggaGGCGCTCCAGCTCCGCCTTCTCGCTCTGGtgctttgcctccatctctgtgatcagcctcctgcagcaacaACCAGCATTCACAGATTCTGATTGTACTTTTCTATTCTTTAAAGGAGGCGTCTGGTAAATACTCAGAGAGGAAAACTCAAATACCTTTTCAgctccagcttctccagctcctcccgcTGCTGTCGCTCAAACTCCAGCCTGAGAACATTAAAACATGCATCACCTTTTTTATCcttaaaaaatacacacacacacacacacacacacacacacacagagaaacacaactaGTAAAGTGCAGTAAGTGAAAGTAGCCGTTAACACAAAAGGACTTGGGATGAAATGCCAAACAAAAAGCGACGACACATTTTCTACTCGCAGACGTCGACGTGGGGACAGAAGCGGCGAGACGGCGTGCAAAAGAAtacagaacaaaacaacacTGAGGGTCCAGGTTGAGAGACCGGACATGTCGACACGTGCCTCTGCGTCGAAGACGCGACAgttaagacaggaagtggacggCTGAGTCTACCTGAGGAAGACGGGGCCCTTCTGAGCGAAGAGACTGTCAACGGGACGGACGGTGATGAGAGTTAATTCACCGACACAAAGTGTGCAGACGGAAGGAAACACGCTGCAGCGCAAAGCTCTTTACATTCATCCAACAGTAAATCACCTCAGAAGTCTAACACTCTTTCAACAGCCGAACCATTTTTGAGCCACATTTGATTGAGTTTTATTAAAGTCTGAATGCAGATAAACTGGAATGACGGGGAGATGCGCTTCAGGTTCTGCGCCGATGAGCACATGCGGCGCGATCGTTCCCAAACTCACCCGGGGTTGTAGAGCATCACGGCGGAGAGGCTTTCACAGGACTTGGACAGATCCGTCATAGAGAGGCTGAACGTGGAGAGCAGGCCGCTCTGAGGGGGGGAGACACGTCAAAAGGTCAACAGCTGAAACCCCTGCAGGGCCTCCAAGGGGGTCCAAGAAGGTCGACCGGCTCACCTTCCGTTTCTCCCTCAGCTTGGCCGCCTCCTTCGGATGGTTGAACCGGAACATGTTGGTTCTGCCGAGCAGAATCACGGCGCCTGGACGCAAAAAACACACGGCggaggatgagagaggagaaagagtgaTTCCCGCACggactcctcctccacctccaggggATTATCTGTGACAGTTTAGGCCTCACCTTGGTTGAGCTGCGACGACTCCGTCACCTGAACCCCATTAACGGAGCACTGGGCCGCCCCCAGCGGCACCAGGGTCACCTTCCCGCTCTGGTTCTCGAACAAGCAGTGCTCGCTCTCCAGGTCCA
The sequence above is a segment of the Gasterosteus aculeatus chromosome 9, fGasAcu3.hap1.1, whole genome shotgun sequence genome. Coding sequences within it:
- the kif16ba gene encoding kinesin-like protein KIF16B isoform X5, coding for MASVRVAVRVRPMNRREKDLTAKCIIKMEGTKTSITNLKIPDGIAADSTRDRTKTFTYDFSYDSKDCKSSAFVSQEKVFKDLGSDVLRAAFEGYNACVFAYGQTGSGKSYTMMGNPGDAGLIPRFCEGLFSRIAAATRWDEASFRTEVSYLEIYNERVRDLLRRKSTQTYNLRVREHPKDGPYVEDLSKHLVQNYSDVEELMEAGNINRTTASTGMNDVSSRSHAIFTINFTQAKFDAEMPSETVSKIHLVDLAGSERADATGATGVRLKEGGNINKSLVTLGNVISALADMTQDGVNTNLKRKSVFVPYRDSVLTWLLKDSLGGNSKTIMIATVSPADVNYGETLSTLRYANRAKNIINKPTINEDGNVRLIRELRAEIVRLKLLVQGNQIALLDSPTALSMEEKLHQNEARVLELTKEWTNKWNETQNILKEETLALRKEGIGVVLDSELPHLIGIDDDLLSTGIILYHLKEGRTYVGRDDASTVQDIILHGLDLESEHCLFENQSGKVTLVPLGAAQCSVNGVQVTESSQLNQGAVILLGRTNMFRFNHPKEAAKLREKRKSGLLSTFSLSMTDLSKSCESLSAVMLYNPGLFAQKGPVFLRLEFERQQREELEKLELKRRLITEMEAKHQSEKAELERLQQEVESQRKESEEVQQRILHQEESLRRRSQDIESRLRDFLAEKERFEEERRSEIHAQDSKGKRQQQEAQEGEAEEQRRRRRQQEASEQAEIYRELERLKREREEQKLRLETARRRLEEQEREQLSLVGRLEEQLREKHEAAASLLTRDDARRLEAERQALGEIREALLRAKETSERPHVEDGGGGEEARAAQARYTDFKEAQVKELGQLEEGLRQQRERLEKEVAAERNALLLLTHGVRGRHQQPKEAQEGVCQEEQQQLVRQAEQRLQFKERQLASVADLLLPALAEEKQRAAETLERGGGGGGSNGNCDSPPGLDNTLFQVEKELEDREEKLNLHWHGAQQLQQLQETYEFTANVARQEEKVRRKEKEILEAKEKQQREAMEQAVARLERRHSALRRSVSLEPDGEEQAENARPGADLDQHRVEQEIQELRQRIGGEEEKTGHSSSPGGRGLSAVLPLSDDRINAYIEEEVQRRLREMNLLNGGGSSVDLSLSCESLREEEVLLHLVYNGPGFSSTIPLPPVKKHHL